One Microtus ochrogaster isolate Prairie Vole_2 unplaced genomic scaffold, MicOch1.0 UNK14, whole genome shotgun sequence genomic region harbors:
- the Fam83e gene encoding protein FAM83E, with the protein MAASQLAALEGEGLETEPALTKASPGLYTEGQRLALEELLSSGEEAFRACVQQEKLPPFLSADEAQALAAAAEDWTVPSQEPCGTGPGTAITDGDIGSLTYWPGQSEEPAPVLRLGWPEDTAWKGITRAQLYTQPPGEGQPPIKELVRQEIQAACKLVAVVMDIFTDPDLLTDMVDAATRRWLPVYLLLDREHLPAFLALAQQLGVNPWTTENLDIRTVQGHTFQSRRRRQVSGHVREKFLLLDGDRVISGSYSFTWSDSRLHRGLVTLLTGEIADAFSQEFRVLYAASSPLPPAPARSPLLSPSEGPQLPRSPHRVALRCPVAPVAPLLSDKPLAHRLAACHIFEGNRQETPTTTGPALSDILRSVHRTRTASGPPTRPSRSLWDLSRLSQLSGSSDGDNELKKSWGHKDTPARALMRQRGTGGGPRGEMDSHPLARSQPWSGPLPGIPARHLRYLSPAQRRLGNNATSDWASGSGPGKRR; encoded by the exons ATGGCGGCCTCCCAGCTGGCCGCACTggaaggagaggggctggagactgagccAGCCCTAACCAAAGCCAGCCCTGGCTTGTACACTGAGGGCCAGCGACTAGCTCTTGAAGAACTGCTGAGCAGTGGGGAAGAGGCCTTCCGGGCCTGCGTGCAGCAGGAGAAGCTACCCCCCTTTCTGAGTGCAGATGAGGCTCAGGCCCTGGCTGCAGCTGCTGAAGACTGGACAGTACCAAGCCAGGAGCCATGTGGCACAGGCCCAGGGACTGCTATCACGGATGGGGATATTGGCAGCCTGACCTACTGGCCCGGGCAGTCTGAGGAGCCGGCACCGGTGCTGCGGCTGGGTTGGCCTGAGGACACGGCCTGGAAGGGCATCACCCGAGCTCAGCTCTATACCCAGCCGCCAGGGGAGGGCCAGCCACCTATTAAAGAGCTGGTACGCCAGGAGATCCAGGCTGCTTGCAAG TTAGTGGCTGTGGTCATGGACATCTTCACCGACCCTGACCTGCTCACAGACATGGTGGATGCTGCCACACGCCGCTGGTTACCTGTCTATTTACTGCTTGACCGCGAGCATCTGCCTGCCTTCTTGGCACTAGCTCAGCAGCTAGGGGTGAACCCCTGGACCACTGAG AACCTGGACATCCGGACGGTGCAGGGCCACACCTTCCAGAGTCGCAGGCGAAGGCAGGTGAGCGGCCACGTGCGGGAGAAGTTCCTGCTGCTGGACGGTGACAGGGTCATCTCGGGATCTTACAG CTTCACGTGGAGTGACTCACGCCTGCATCGGGGCCTGGTGACCTTGCTCACAGGAGAAATTGCAGATGCCTTTAGCCAGGAGTTCCGAGTCCTGTATGCGGCCTCCAGTCCACTGCCACCGGCACCAGCTCGAAGCCCCTTACTCAGCCCTTCTGAAGGTCCACAGCTGCCCCGAAGCCCACACCGTGTGGCCCTGCGCTGTCCTGTGGCCCCTGTGGCCCCATTGCTGTCTGACAAGCCTTTGGCCCACCGCCTGGCGGCCTGTCACATCTTTGAGGGGAACAGACAGGAGACCCCCACcaccacagggccagctctcagTGACATCTTGAGGAGTGTCCACcgtaccaggacagccagtggTCCCCCAACCAGGCCCAGCCGCTCCTTGTGGGACCTCAGCCGCCTGTCCCAGCTCTCTGGTTCCAGTGATGGTGACAATGAG CTCAAGAAGTCCTGGGGCCACAAGGATACTCCAGCCAGGGCCCTGATGAGGCAGAGGGGCACTGGAGGGGGACCCAGAGGTGAGATGGATTCTCACCCACTAGCCCGGTCACAGCCCTGGAGTGGCCCCCTCCCCGGGATTCCAGCCCGCCATCTGCGGTACTTATCTCCAGCCCAAAGGCGGTTGGGAAACAATGCTACCTCAGACTGGGCCTCTGGCTCAGGCCCTGGAAAGCGACGCTGA
- the Spaca4 gene encoding sperm acrosome membrane-associated protein 4: MVLGWPLLLVLVLCPGATGIKDCVFCELTDSTQCPGTPMRCGDDEDCFIGRGVAPGVGPIINKGCVHATSCGREEPISYMGLTYSLTTTCCSGHLCNGGAASATGPASLALGLQLFLGLLPRLQYWLW; this comes from the coding sequence ATGGTCCTTGGCTGGCCACTGCTTCTGGTGTTGGTCCTGTGCCCAGGTGCGACAGGCATCAAGGACTGCGTCTTCTGTGAGCTGACTGACTCCACTCAGTGCCCAGGCACACCTATGCGCTGTGGGGACGACGAGGACTGCTTCATAGGCCGCGGAGTAGCGCCGGGTGTGGGACCCATCATCAACAAAGGCTGCGTGCACGCCACTAGCTGTGGCCGCGAGGAGCCCATCAGCTACATGGGCCTCACTTACAGCCTTACCACCACCTGCTGCTCCGGCCACCTTTGCAATGGGGGTGCTGCTTCAGCCACAGGACCTGCCAGCCTGGCGCTGGGTCTGCAGCTGTTCCTGGGCCTGTTGCCGCGGCTTCAATACTGGCTGTGGTGA
- the Rpl18 gene encoding 60S ribosomal protein L18 — protein sequence MGVDIRHNKDRKVRRKEPKSQDIYLRLLVKLYRFLARRTNSTFNQVVLKRLFMSRTNRPPLSLSRMIRKMKLPGRENKTAVVVGTVTDDVRILDVPKLKVCALRVSSRARSRILKAGGKILTFDQLALESPKGRGTVLLSGPRKGREVYRHFGKAPGTPHSHTKPYVRSKGRKFERARGRRASRGYKN from the exons ATG GGTGTTGACATCCGCCACAACAAGGACCGAAAGGTTCGGCGCAAGGAGCCCAAGAGCCAGGACATCTACCTGCGGCTGCTTGTCAAG ctgtaCAGGTTTCTGGCCAGGCGAACCAACTCCACCTTCAATCAGGTTGTGCTGAAAAGGTTATTCATGAGTCGCACCAACCGGCCACCTCTATCTCTGTCCCGGATG ATCCGAAAGATGAAGCTTCCTGGCCGAGAAAACAAGACGGCTGTGGTTGTGGGGACGGTCACAGATGACGTGAGGATTCTCGATGTGCCCAAACTGAAG GTGTGTGCACTGCGGGTGAGCAGCCGGGCACGAAGTCGCATCCTCAAGGCTGGGGGTAAGATCCTCACCTTTGACCAGCTGGCCTTAGAGTCTCCCAAGGGCCGTGGCACTGTGCTCCTGTCTG GACCTCGGAAGGGCCGAGAGGTGTACCGGCATTTTGGCAAGGCCCCAGGAACCCCACACAGCCATACCAA ACCCTATGTCCGCTCCAAGGGCCGGAAGTTTGAACGTGCCAGAGGCAGAAGGGCCAGCCGCGGCTACAAAAATTAA
- the Sphk2 gene encoding sphingosine kinase 2 isoform X1, producing MEHRLDQKLTTSQGSRSAWDRAEVMAPPPALPLASSTPILHGEFGSYPAHGPRFALTLTVQALHIQRLRPKPEARPRNGLVPLSEVSGCGTLQSRSPSDTAAYFCVYTYPRRRGGRCRAIRTFRADGAATYEENRAEAQRWATALMCLLRGVPLSGEQEITPELLPRRPRLLILVNPFGGRGLAWQRCMDYVVPMISEAGLSFNLIQTERQNHARELVQGLSLSEWEGIVTVSGDGLLYEVLNGLLDRPDWKDAVRMPIGVLPCGSGNALAGAVNHHGGFEPAVGVDLLLNCSLLLCRGGSKPLDLLSVTLASGSRCFSFLSVAWGFLSDVDIHSERFRALGSARFTLGAVLGLATLHTYRGRLSYLPATTETALPIPGHSLPRAKSELVLAPAPAPAATHSPLHRSVSDLPLPLPQPALASPGSPEPLPGLSLNGGGPELTGDWGGAGDAPLSPDPLLPSPPNSPKTAQLSPISEAPPEMPASSGSPPPTSNTPKISTWGPSDHLLPPLGSPLPPDWVTIEGEFVLMLAILPSHLGADLVAAPHARFDDGVVHLCWVRSGISRAALLRILLAMEHGNHFSLGCPHLSYAAARAFRLEPLTPRGVLTVDGELVEYGPMQAQVHPSLATLLTGPAGQKP from the exons ATGGAGCAT agGCTGGACCAGAAGCTGACTACAAGCCAGGGGTCTAGAAGTGCTTGGGACAGGGCTGAAGTCATGGCCCCACCACCAGCACTGCCACTGGCTTCCAGTACTCCAATCCTGCACGGCGAGTTTGGTTCCTACCCAGCCCATGGCCCTCGGTTTGCTCTCACCCTTACAGTGCAAGCCCTGCACATACAGCGGCTGCGCCCAAAGCCAGAAGCCCGGCCCCGTAATGGCCTAGTCCCTCTGTCAGAGGTCTCAGGCTGTGGCACTCTGCAGAGCCGCAGCCCCTCAGACACTGCAGCCTACTTCTGTGTCTACACCTACCCACGCCGGCGCGGGGGCCGATGCAGAGCTATTCGGACCTTCCGGGCTGATGGTGCAGCCACTTACGAGGAGAACCGTGCAGAGGCCCAGCGCTGGGCTACTGCCCTCATGTGTCTCCTTCGAGGAGTACCTCTGTCTGGGGAGCAGG AAATCACCCCTGAACTGCTGCCCCGGAGGCCAAGGCTGCTTATATTGGTTAATCCTTTTGGGGGGCGGGGCCTGGCCTGGCAGCGCTGTATGGACTACGTGGTGCCCATGATCTCCGAGGCTGGACTGTCCTTTAACCTCATACAGACAG AACGACAGAACCATGCCCGTGAGCTGGTCCAGGGGTTGAGCCTCAGTGAGTGGGAAGGCATTGTCACTGTTTCTGGAGATGGGTTGCTTTATGAG GTGCTGAACGGGCTCCTTGATCGTCCAGACTGGAAAGATGCCGTGCGGATGCCCATTGGGGTCCTCCCCTGCGGTTCCGGCAATGCCCTAGCTGGGGCGGTTAACCACCATGGTGG GTTTGAGCCTGCTGTCGGTGTTGACCTGCTGCTCAACTGCTCGCTGCTTCTCTGCCGTGGCGGCAGCAAGCCTCTGGACCTGCTCTCCGTCACGCTAGCCTCAGGATCCCgctgtttttccttcctgtcaGTGGCCTGGGGATTCCTGTCAGATGTGGACATTCACAGCGAGCGTTTCAGGGCCCTGGGCAGTGCTCGATTCACACTGGGTGCAGTGCTAGGCCTGGCCACATTGCATACCTACCGTGGACGCCTCTCCTACCTCCCCGCTACCACAGAGACAGCTTTGCCCATCCCAGGCCATAGCCTGCCTCGAGCCAAGTCAGAACTAGTCttggccccagccccagctccagctGCCACCCACTCGCCCCTACATCGTTCAGTGTCtgacctgcccctgcccctgccccaacCTGCTTTGGCCTCCCCTGGCTCTCCTGAACCTCTACCTGGTCTTTCCCTCAATGGTGGTGGTCCAGAACTGACTGGAGATTGGGGGGGAGCTGGAGACGCACCTCTGTCCCCAGACCCACTGCTTCCTTCACCCCCCAATTCTCCCAAAACAGCTCAGCTTTCACCCATCAGTGAAGCGCCCCCAGAAATGCCGGCATCCTCGGGGTCCCCGCCTCCGACCTCCAATACTCCGAAAATCTCTACCTGGGGCCCATCTGACCacctgctccctcccctgggcTCTCCACTGCCCCCAGACTGGGTGACAATAGAGGGCGAATTTGTGCTCATGTTGGCCATCTTGCCCAGCCACCTCGGTGCAGACCTGGTGGCCGCCCCACATGCTCGGTTTGATGACGGCGTGGTGCACCTGTGCTGGGTGCGCAGCGGCATTTCACGAGCTGCACTACTGCGTATTTTGCTGGCCATGGAGCACGGAAACCACTTCAGCCTGGGCTGCCCGCACCTGAGCTATGCTGCAGCTCGAGCTTTCCGCCTCGAGCCACTCACGCCTCGTGGCGTGCTCACTGTGGACGGGGAGCTAGTGGAGTACGGGCCAATGCAGGCGCAGGTGCATCCCAGTCTCGCCACGCTGCTCACTGGGCCTGCGGGTCAAAAGCCGTAA
- the Sphk2 gene encoding sphingosine kinase 2 isoform X2 — protein sequence MAPPPALPLASSTPILHGEFGSYPAHGPRFALTLTVQALHIQRLRPKPEARPRNGLVPLSEVSGCGTLQSRSPSDTAAYFCVYTYPRRRGGRCRAIRTFRADGAATYEENRAEAQRWATALMCLLRGVPLSGEQEITPELLPRRPRLLILVNPFGGRGLAWQRCMDYVVPMISEAGLSFNLIQTERQNHARELVQGLSLSEWEGIVTVSGDGLLYEVLNGLLDRPDWKDAVRMPIGVLPCGSGNALAGAVNHHGGFEPAVGVDLLLNCSLLLCRGGSKPLDLLSVTLASGSRCFSFLSVAWGFLSDVDIHSERFRALGSARFTLGAVLGLATLHTYRGRLSYLPATTETALPIPGHSLPRAKSELVLAPAPAPAATHSPLHRSVSDLPLPLPQPALASPGSPEPLPGLSLNGGGPELTGDWGGAGDAPLSPDPLLPSPPNSPKTAQLSPISEAPPEMPASSGSPPPTSNTPKISTWGPSDHLLPPLGSPLPPDWVTIEGEFVLMLAILPSHLGADLVAAPHARFDDGVVHLCWVRSGISRAALLRILLAMEHGNHFSLGCPHLSYAAARAFRLEPLTPRGVLTVDGELVEYGPMQAQVHPSLATLLTGPAGQKP from the exons ATGGCCCCACCACCAGCACTGCCACTGGCTTCCAGTACTCCAATCCTGCACGGCGAGTTTGGTTCCTACCCAGCCCATGGCCCTCGGTTTGCTCTCACCCTTACAGTGCAAGCCCTGCACATACAGCGGCTGCGCCCAAAGCCAGAAGCCCGGCCCCGTAATGGCCTAGTCCCTCTGTCAGAGGTCTCAGGCTGTGGCACTCTGCAGAGCCGCAGCCCCTCAGACACTGCAGCCTACTTCTGTGTCTACACCTACCCACGCCGGCGCGGGGGCCGATGCAGAGCTATTCGGACCTTCCGGGCTGATGGTGCAGCCACTTACGAGGAGAACCGTGCAGAGGCCCAGCGCTGGGCTACTGCCCTCATGTGTCTCCTTCGAGGAGTACCTCTGTCTGGGGAGCAGG AAATCACCCCTGAACTGCTGCCCCGGAGGCCAAGGCTGCTTATATTGGTTAATCCTTTTGGGGGGCGGGGCCTGGCCTGGCAGCGCTGTATGGACTACGTGGTGCCCATGATCTCCGAGGCTGGACTGTCCTTTAACCTCATACAGACAG AACGACAGAACCATGCCCGTGAGCTGGTCCAGGGGTTGAGCCTCAGTGAGTGGGAAGGCATTGTCACTGTTTCTGGAGATGGGTTGCTTTATGAG GTGCTGAACGGGCTCCTTGATCGTCCAGACTGGAAAGATGCCGTGCGGATGCCCATTGGGGTCCTCCCCTGCGGTTCCGGCAATGCCCTAGCTGGGGCGGTTAACCACCATGGTGG GTTTGAGCCTGCTGTCGGTGTTGACCTGCTGCTCAACTGCTCGCTGCTTCTCTGCCGTGGCGGCAGCAAGCCTCTGGACCTGCTCTCCGTCACGCTAGCCTCAGGATCCCgctgtttttccttcctgtcaGTGGCCTGGGGATTCCTGTCAGATGTGGACATTCACAGCGAGCGTTTCAGGGCCCTGGGCAGTGCTCGATTCACACTGGGTGCAGTGCTAGGCCTGGCCACATTGCATACCTACCGTGGACGCCTCTCCTACCTCCCCGCTACCACAGAGACAGCTTTGCCCATCCCAGGCCATAGCCTGCCTCGAGCCAAGTCAGAACTAGTCttggccccagccccagctccagctGCCACCCACTCGCCCCTACATCGTTCAGTGTCtgacctgcccctgcccctgccccaacCTGCTTTGGCCTCCCCTGGCTCTCCTGAACCTCTACCTGGTCTTTCCCTCAATGGTGGTGGTCCAGAACTGACTGGAGATTGGGGGGGAGCTGGAGACGCACCTCTGTCCCCAGACCCACTGCTTCCTTCACCCCCCAATTCTCCCAAAACAGCTCAGCTTTCACCCATCAGTGAAGCGCCCCCAGAAATGCCGGCATCCTCGGGGTCCCCGCCTCCGACCTCCAATACTCCGAAAATCTCTACCTGGGGCCCATCTGACCacctgctccctcccctgggcTCTCCACTGCCCCCAGACTGGGTGACAATAGAGGGCGAATTTGTGCTCATGTTGGCCATCTTGCCCAGCCACCTCGGTGCAGACCTGGTGGCCGCCCCACATGCTCGGTTTGATGACGGCGTGGTGCACCTGTGCTGGGTGCGCAGCGGCATTTCACGAGCTGCACTACTGCGTATTTTGCTGGCCATGGAGCACGGAAACCACTTCAGCCTGGGCTGCCCGCACCTGAGCTATGCTGCAGCTCGAGCTTTCCGCCTCGAGCCACTCACGCCTCGTGGCGTGCTCACTGTGGACGGGGAGCTAGTGGAGTACGGGCCAATGCAGGCGCAGGTGCATCCCAGTCTCGCCACGCTGCTCACTGGGCCTGCGGGTCAAAAGCCGTAA
- the Dbp gene encoding D site-binding protein, with protein MARPLSDRTPGPLLLGGPAGAPPCGGALLGLRSLLQGTSKPKEPASCLLKEKERKATLPSAPVPAPGLETAGPADAPTGAVGGGGSPRGRSGPAAGPSLFAPLLWERTLPFGDVEYVDLDAFLLEHGLPPSPPPPGALSPVASPARTPAPSPGPSSCGSSSPSSSPGHAPARATLGAAGGHRAGLTSRDTPSPVDPDSVEMLMTFEPDPADLALSSIPGQETFDPRRHRFSEEELKPQPIMKKARKVQVPEEQKDEKYWSRRYKNNEAAKRSRDARRLKENQISVRAAFLEKENALLRQEVVAVRQELSHYRAVLSRYQAQHGTL; from the exons ATGGCGCGGCCTCTGAGCGACAGGACCCCGGGCCCCCTGCTGTTGGGAGGCCCGGCCGGAGCCCCTCCTTGCGGGGGAGCGTTGCTTGGGCTGCGGAGCCTTCTGCAGGGGACCAGCAAGCCCAAAGAGCCGGCCAGCT GTCTCCTGAAGGAAAAGGAGCGGAAGGCGACTCTGCCCTCAGCTCCCGTTCCGGCACCGGGCCTGGAAACGGCTGGCCCAGCCGATGCCCCGACTGGGGCGGTTGGTGGCGGTGGGTCCCCGCGGGGGCGCTCAGGGCCGGCGGCTGGCCCGAGTCTTTTTGCGCCGCTGCTGTGGGAACGCACTTTGCCTTTCGGCGACGTGGAGTACGTGGACCTGGACGCCTTCCTGCTGGAGCACGGGCTCCCGCCGAGCCCGCCGCCCCCCGGGGCCCTGTCGCCGGTAGCCTCTCCGGCACGCACGCCCGCGCCCTCCCCGGGGCCCAGCTCTTGCGGCTCCTCTTCCCCCAGCTCGTCGCCGGGGCACGCCCCCGCGCGGGCTACGCTGGGAGCCGCCGGCGGCCACCGCGCAG GCTTGACCTCCAGGGACACACCCAGTCCTGTGGACCCAGACTCCGTGGAGATGCTAATGACCTTTGAACCTGATCCAGCTGACCTTGCCCTGTCAAGCATTCCAGGCCAGGAGACTTTTGACCCTCGGAGACACCGCTTCTCAGAGGAGGAACTGAAGCCTCAGCCAATCATGAAGAAGGCAAGGAAAGTCCAGGTGCCTGAGGAACAGAAG GATGAGAAGTATTGGAGCCGGAGGTACAAGAACAATGAGGCAGCCAAGAGGTCTCGAGATGCACGAAGACTCAAAGAGAATCAGATATCGGTGCGGGCAGCTTTCCTGGAGAAGGAGAATGCCCTATTGCGGCAGGAGGTGGTGGCTGTGCGGCAGGAGCTGTCCCATTACCGCGCTGTCCTTTCACGCTACCAGGCCCAGCATGGGACACTGTGA
- the Ca11 gene encoding carbonic anhydrase-related protein 11 isoform X2 — protein MGGAARLSAPQALVLWAALGAAAHIGPAPDPEDWWSYKENLQGNFVPGPPFWGLVNAAWSLCAVGKRQSPVDVELKRVLYDPFLPPLRLSTGGEKLRGTLYNTGRHVSFLPASRPVVNVSGGPLLYSHRLSELRLLFGSRDGAGSEHQINHQGFSAEVQLIHFNQELYGNLSAASRGPNGLAILSLFVNVAGSSNPFLSRLLNRDTITRISYKNDAYFLQDLSLELLFPDSFGFITYQGSLSTPPCSETVTWILIDRALNITSLQMHSLRLLSQNPPSQIFQSLSGNGRPLQPLAHRALRGNRDPRHPERRCRGPNYRLHVDDGPHGR, from the exons ATGGGGGGTGCGGCTCGCCTGAGCGCCCCTCAAGCGCTGGTACTCTGGGCCGCACTGGGAGCGGCAG CTCACATCGGACCTGCACCTGATCCCGAGGACTGGTGGAGCTACAAGGAGAATCTCCAGGGAAACTTCGTGCCAG GGCCTCCCTTCTGGGGCTTGGTGAACGCTGCCTGGAGCCTATGCGCTGTGGGAAAGCGGCAGAGCCCCGTGGATGTGGAGCTGAAGCGGGTTCTTTACGACCCTTTTCTGCCCCCACTCAGGCTCAGCACCGGGGGAGAAAAG CTCCGGGGAACCTTGTACAACACTGGCCGCCATGTCTCCTTCCTACCTGCATCCCGCCCTGTGGTCAACGTGTCTGGGGGTCCTCTTCTTTATAGCCACCGACTCAGTGAACTTCGGCTGCTGTTTGGATCTCGAGATGGGGCTGGCTCTGAACACCAGATCAACCACCAGGGCTTCTCTGCTGAG GTGCAGCTAATCCACTTCAACCAAGAACTCTACGGGAATCTCAGTGCCGCCTCAAGGGGCCCCAATGGCCTCGCTATTCTCAGCCTCTTTGTCAAT GTGGCTGGCAGCTCCAACCCATTCCTCAGTCGGCTCCTCAACCGGGACACCATCACCCGAATCTCCTACAAGA ATGATGCCTACTTTCTTCAAGACCTGAGCCTGGAGCTCCTGTTTCCAGACTCCTTTGGCTTCATCACCTATCAGGGCTCTCTCAGCACCCCTCCGTGCTCCGAGACTGTTACCTGGATCCTCATCGACAGGGCTCTCAATATCACCTCCCTCCAG ATGCACTCCCTGAGGCTCCTGAGCCAGAACCCCCCATCCCAGATCTTCCAGAGCCTCAGCGGTAATGGCCGGCCCCTGCAGCCCTTGGCCCACAGAGCCTTGAGGGGCAACAGGGACCCCCGGCATCCCGAGAGGCGCTGCCGAGGCCCCAACTATCGCCTGCATG TGGACGATGGTCCTCATGGTCGCTGA
- the Ca11 gene encoding carbonic anhydrase-related protein 11 isoform X1: protein MGGAARLSAPQALVLWAALGAAAHIGPAPDPEDWWSYKENLQGNFVPGPPFWGLVNAAWSLCAVGKRQSPVDVELKRVLYDPFLPPLRLSTGGEKLRGTLYNTGRHVSFLPASRPVVNVSGGPLLYSHRLSELRLLFGSRDGAGSEHQINHQGFSAEVQLIHFNQELYGNLSAASRGPNGLAILSLFVNVAGSSNPFLSRLLNRDTITRISYKNDAYFLQDLSLELLFPDSFGFITYQGSLSTPPCSETVTWILIDRALNITSLQMHSLRLLSQNPPSQIFQSLSGNGRPLQPLAHRALRGNRDPRHPERRCRGPNYRLHGMLHVYSPRYSPHYSRAICGTHSSVLSPPPHRDTCFPCGTITYSSMPSAYALSKMVRSKSPVYKWYDPTYG, encoded by the exons ATGGGGGGTGCGGCTCGCCTGAGCGCCCCTCAAGCGCTGGTACTCTGGGCCGCACTGGGAGCGGCAG CTCACATCGGACCTGCACCTGATCCCGAGGACTGGTGGAGCTACAAGGAGAATCTCCAGGGAAACTTCGTGCCAG GGCCTCCCTTCTGGGGCTTGGTGAACGCTGCCTGGAGCCTATGCGCTGTGGGAAAGCGGCAGAGCCCCGTGGATGTGGAGCTGAAGCGGGTTCTTTACGACCCTTTTCTGCCCCCACTCAGGCTCAGCACCGGGGGAGAAAAG CTCCGGGGAACCTTGTACAACACTGGCCGCCATGTCTCCTTCCTACCTGCATCCCGCCCTGTGGTCAACGTGTCTGGGGGTCCTCTTCTTTATAGCCACCGACTCAGTGAACTTCGGCTGCTGTTTGGATCTCGAGATGGGGCTGGCTCTGAACACCAGATCAACCACCAGGGCTTCTCTGCTGAG GTGCAGCTAATCCACTTCAACCAAGAACTCTACGGGAATCTCAGTGCCGCCTCAAGGGGCCCCAATGGCCTCGCTATTCTCAGCCTCTTTGTCAAT GTGGCTGGCAGCTCCAACCCATTCCTCAGTCGGCTCCTCAACCGGGACACCATCACCCGAATCTCCTACAAGA ATGATGCCTACTTTCTTCAAGACCTGAGCCTGGAGCTCCTGTTTCCAGACTCCTTTGGCTTCATCACCTATCAGGGCTCTCTCAGCACCCCTCCGTGCTCCGAGACTGTTACCTGGATCCTCATCGACAGGGCTCTCAATATCACCTCCCTCCAG ATGCACTCCCTGAGGCTCCTGAGCCAGAACCCCCCATCCCAGATCTTCCAGAGCCTCAGCGGTAATGGCCGGCCCCTGCAGCCCTTGGCCCACAGAGCCTTGAGGGGCAACAGGGACCCCCGGCATCCCGAGAGGCGCTGCCGAGGCCCCAACTATCGCCTGCATGGTATGCTTCATGTGTACTCTCCTCGATACAGTCCGCATTATTCCAGGGCTATCTGTGGGACACATTCCTcagtcctttctcctcctccccaccgaGACACCTGTTTtccttgtggtacaattacaTACTCATCCATGCCCTCTGCCTACGCACTTTCCAAGATGGTACGGTCCAAGTCACCTGTTTACAAATGGTATGACCCTACTTATGGCTAG